CCTCTCCCACTTGTTCCCTGTGTTTCTCTACCTCCCCTCAGCTGCCAAGACGCTGCAGATCTTTAACATTGAGATGAAGAGTAAGGTAAAGGCCCACACTATGACAGAGGAGGTCATGTTCTGGAAGTGGATATCGGTAAACACAGTTGCCCTGGTGACAGATTCGGCCGTCTATCACTGGAGCATGGAGGGGGATTCCCAACCTACCAAAGTATTCGATCGGCACGCCAGTCTGGCGGGATGTCAGATCATCAACTACAGAACTGACGAACAACAGAAGTGGCTGCTGCTGATAGGAATTTCTGCGCAGgtatgaaaacatgaacatggcATTGATATTAGCCTGATTACTGCATCCACACAGGACTTCAAAGTCCACACTGAAATAACTTTCTGCCTCTGTTTTGGCAACTCTTTGTCCTGCAGCAAAACCGAGTGGTTGGGGCGATGCAGCTGTATTCTGTTGACAGGAAAGTGTCCCAGCCCATCGAGGGCCATGCTGCTGCCTTCGGGGAGTTCAAAGTGGAGGGAAATGCCAAACCCTCCACCCTCTTCTGCTTTGCTGTGCGCTCACAGGCAGGAGGAAAGGTGAGGACCCCTGGATGCTTTTTGGTCACTAAAATAGCTCCTAAATGTTGACATCAAGAAAGTCAGTTCATTGAAGTGCAtggactctcctctgctgtcctTCATGTTTGTATTTGCTTTACTGTGGTTGTCTGCCTGCTGTGGTCATTTCTTCATGTGGGCTTTCCCCTTCCAGTTGCACATCATTGAAGTTGGTCAGCCAGCTGCAGGAAACCAGCCATTTGCTAAGAAAGCAGTGgatgtgtttttccctccagagGCCCAGACAGACTTTCCTGTAGCTATGCAGGTAAAGAAAGTTCCTGACTACTCATTACCAGCTCACTACTACAGGTGACGTCTGAACGTTGACAAGTTTTCTCTCTGATCATCCTCCTCAGATTGGTAGTAAGCATGGTGTCATATATCTGATCACAAAGTACGGTTACATTCACCTGTACGACCTGGAGTCTGGAGTGTGTATCTACATGAACCGAATCAGTGCAGAGACCATCTTTGTGACTGCCCCTCATGAAGCCACCTCAGGAATTATTGGGGTCAACAAGAAGGGACAGGTGAGAAACTAGCAGGAAATGAACAATGAGTAATTTGAAACGTCTGTTTTATCACACTTATCTACTgagctgtatttatgttttatatattcttGTCTTTCTAGGTTTTATCAGTGTGCGTTGAAGAGGAAAACATTGTCAACTATGCCACCAACGTCCTGCAAAACCCTGATCTAGCCTTGAGGATGGCCGTAAGGTCAAATCTCGCAGGGGCTGAGGAGATTTTTGCCAGGAAGTTCAACACTCTGTTTTCCCAGGGAAGTTATTCGGAGGCTGCAAAGGTTGCTGCATCGGCACCTAAGGTACGCCTGTATTAACATACATAGAAATGTTTGCCCACCCTAATACGCCCACAGATACTTTGGCAAAACGTCTAAATGAAGCATTTTTACATTACAGAAATTTACAGTAATTTTCTGCTGttgctgatttaaaaactaTACCAGCAACACCCACTGTGATTCAGTCTCATTGACACTGTATACTATCATGTTGATACAGTGCAATAAATATGCAATTCTAGTTCATAATTCCTCCATTTATCGCCATCTTTCCTCCACTCAGGGTATCCTGCGGACGGCAGAGACCATCCGTAAGTTTCAGAGTGTCCCAGCCCAGCCAGGTCAGGCTTCGCCACTGTTGCAGTACTTTGGTATTCTGCTGGACCAGGGCCAGCTCAACAAGTTTGAATCTCTGGAGCTGTGCAGACCCGTCCTGCAGCAGGGCCGCAAGCAACTGTTGGAGAAATGGCTGAAGGAGGACAAGGTAGGACCGGAGGATTAGAACAACAAGGTAGCTTTTGTAAGCCTGGGCTGATGCGCAGATATATCATATAACATCTCAAAAAGTAATGAACCATCATCACTTTCTAAATTGAGATGCGATGTTGGTCTCATCTACACATTGATCATGACTTCACAACTGGTaactgtgtatatgtgttgtaGCTGGAGTGCTCAGAGGAGCTGGGAGACCTGGTGAAGGCCTCTGACCCAACTCTCGCTCTTAGTGTATACCTCAGAGCTAATGTCCCTAACAAGGTCATCCAGTGCTTCGCTGAGACTGGACAGTTCCAGAAGATAGTGCTGTATGCTAAAAAGGTAAACTCTTCCCTTGGACAATAGACACATTCATTGCATGAAAGCGTCACACAGTATAATCAATCAGACATTTTTTGCCGGCTTTGTGAAATTTGTGCAACATTTAAGTAGAAAAGATATTGTGGTAGATAGAAATCTATTTGTATAAATCCTTTATTACATAATTAAGTATTgcatttttatacttttgtaGGTGGGCTACACACCGGACTGGGTGTTTCTGCTCAGAAATGTGATGCGTGTGAATCCAGACCAGGGACTGCAGTTCGCCCAGATGCTGGTCCAGGATGAAGAGCCGCTGGCCAACATCAACCAGGTAAACGCACACACCGCCATGACCCCCACACCCACCAGAGACATACGATCTCGCTCCTACACATgccctcctttttaaaaaatcttcaTGTTTAccctcacacatgcacgctaACACACAAAGTGCCCAGTGTGGGAGCCTCCGTCTGTATTATTCCAGATGTGCCAGCAATGCCAGGAATTTACTGAGTCAGtgaccccctcctccctttaaAGCCACATCATCACTCTGCTCAGTCCAAATCTCAACCAGAGAACTTGTTGACTTGACGCTTCTCTAAATTAATAGCCCGCCTCCGcagatgtttaaatatgaaaagcacaaacatCTGGCTACTGGATCTGTGATTCTTAATAGTGTGCAACTCTAATCCTACCTTGTGTGCTAACTCAAATCATTTATAGACGTTTATAGATAGTAGGAATTTAAAACTATAACATTgttctttatttactttacctttttttcttttgccctTTGGTAGATCGTAGATGTGTTCATGGAGGGCAACCTGATCCAGCAGTGCACCTCCTTCTTGTTGGATGCTCTAAAGAACAACCGCCCAGCCGAAGGACACTTACAGACACGTCTGCTGGAGATGAACCTCATACACGCCCCGCAGGTGAACATTCATACTAAAATGACTGTCCTGATTACAAAAAGCAACTCTGCATGCAATATTAAACacaatttgtttgtgtgtgtatgatttttTTCAGGTAGCAGATGCAATCCTGGGGAACCAGATGTTCACCCACTATGACCGTGCACATGTTGCTCAGCTGTGTGAGAAGGCAGGCCTGCTGCAGAGAGCTCTTGAACATTACACCGACCTGTATGATATCAAACGAGCCGTGGTGCACACACATCTGCTCAACCCTGAGGTATGGCCTTTGGATTCTGGGTCACGCCTGTGAATATCCCTCGTTCAGGAGCTTTTGTTTCTCCCTTTTTACCCTGCCGTCTCACTTTTTTGTCATTCTGCTCATTCTTCTTTTAGTGGCTGGTGAACTTCTTTGGCGCTTTATCAGTAGAGGATTCACTGGAGTGTTTAAGGGCAATGTTGTCGGCCAACATCCGGCAGAACTTGCAGCTGTGTGTCCAGGTAGCATCTAAGTATCATGAGCAGCTGGGGACTCAGTCATTAGTGGAGCTCTTTGAATCCTTCAAGAGTTATGAGGGTAGGTGTCACACATGAGTGCAGATTTGAAAGATGACAGACAGAGCTTGAATATATCATAGATTACACTGACCTCTTTTGCTgtttctcctctgctgtctctatCCAAGGCTTGTTTTACTTCCTTGGGTCGATTGTGAATTTCAGCCAGGAGCCTGATGTTCACTTTAAGTACATTCAGGCTGCCTGCAAAACGGGCCAGATCAAAGAAGTGGAAAGAATCTGCAGAGAGAGCAACTGCTACGACCCGGAGAGGGTTAAAAACTTCCTCAAGGTAAAAAGATCAAGCGGATTGATTTTATTATTCAGGAGCATTTTTTTAGATATATTATCCATTTGATCCAATTTAACCGAATGTTTTTTCCTTTCGTAGGAGGCCAAGCTAACAGACCAGCTTCCTCTTATCATTGTGTGTGATCGCTTTGACTTCGTCCATGACCTGGTGCTCTACCTCTACCGCAACAATCTACAGAAGTACATTGAAATCTATGTGCAGAAAGTAAGATCAAGACTACATCTGAGACTTTACACAGAACTGGTTACCACTTAATCCAAGCCTTGTTTGGGCTTCATTTTAACAACCTTATTTAGACTTTGTTGTACTTGTTTTCAGGTGAACCCCAGTCGTTTACCAGTGGTGATAGGCGGTCTGTTGGATGTGGACTGTGCTGAGGATGTCATTAAGAACCTGATCATGGTGGTCAGAGGGCAGTTTTCCACTGATGAGCTGGTGGAGGAGGTAGAGAAGAGGAACAGGTAGGACTAAATAATCAACGGTTCCACTACTTGTCGTCTTGTATACATGTTGCATGCATGTGCATCAAAATGACTTGATGCTTCTTTCAAATCGTGTGATTTGTGTCTCTCTTGTAACACAATAGCCATTAAATAAAACCTCTATGGTTACATAGGCACAAATTCAAAAAAGATTCTCGTCTTCCTCAATaactaaacatttaaaatgtaccTCATGTCCATAAATCACcaaaggcacacacaaacagttgtgtagaaagaaatataaagaaatattctGTGTTTGCCTTTGCTCTTTGTATGCTTGGCAGTTTCTGTGCCACAGAAGCTGTAATAAATTATGATGATTCATCTTTTGAAGCTATTTTTATTGCAaattcacttcctgtttccgtTTCTGtgtcagaaaaatgtgaaaaacacctCCATCTAGTGTTGTGGTTAAGCATTACACTAAAGTAAAACTACAGTCACGTATGGGAGTGAAAAGCTTTttctaaatgttatttaatgaaGTTGATATTTTAGAACAGTGTGTCTTCTTCCATCATCTTCTCAGGCTAAAGCTTCTATTGCCATGGCTGGAGTCCCGTATCCATGAAGGATGTGAGGAGCCAGCAACCCACAACGCACTGGCCAAGATCTACAttgacagcaacaacacaccCGAGCGCTTCCTGAAGGAGAACCCATTCTACGACAGCGCTGTGGTCGGAAAATACTGCGAGAAGAGAGACCCCCACCTGGCCTGTGTGGCTTATGAGAGAGGACAGTGCGACCTGGAGCTTATCAAAGTGTGTAGCTCACATGATATTGCATTTAGATGATCATTGACATAATTCCAATATGGATAAATCTTTAATCActtcatgtcttttttcttcaggtGTGCAATGAGAACTCGTTATTCAAGAGTGAGGCTCGATATCTGGTACGACGGAAGGATCCAGAGCTTTGGGCTAACGTTTTGGAAGAAAACAACCCCTACAGAAGACAACTTATAGACCAGGTTAGGTGTCCTTGAAGCTCCTGAAGTGATGCAGTCTGTGAATGAGtgctatttttttaatgattataaTCTTATTTTATGTGATCTCAGGTGGTGCAGACTGCTCTGTCGGAGACCCAAGACCCAGAGGAGGTGTCAGTCACAGTAAAGGCCTTCATGACCGCAGACCTGCCCAACGAGCTGATTGAGCTGCTGGAGAAGATTGTGCTTGATAACTCTGTCTTCAGTGAGCACAGGTACAGCAAAGTTACAGCCTGTTAGCCATCATAATAATgtaacaacaatattttttgtcATCTTTGTAAATAATCTCTCTGTTTCCCAGAAACCTCCAGAACCTGCTGATTTTGACAGCCATCAAGGCGGACCGCACTCGTGTGATGGAGTACATTAACAGGCTAGACAACTATGATGCTCCAGACATCGCTAATATAGCCATCAGCAACGAGCTCTTTGAGGAGGCGTTTGCCATTTTCAAGAAATTCGATGTCAACACCTCTGCCATAcaggtaaaataaatgtttcactgCTCGAGCTTCACTGACACAATTATTAAGAATAAGTTCCAAGTATTAATACAAGTGTATTGGCTAGAGCTGAGTACTGATTGAAATAATCAAAATACTTATTTGTTAGGTCAGTTTATCTCTGAATTGCTCTTTAGTCAAATATTTACTCTCGCTTATTACTAGAAATAAATTCTTCTGTTTGTTCCTCGTGTTGTACCTTATTATAAGTACCTCTATGTCATATCATATAACACAACTCTCTCCTATTTTCTAGGTATTGATAGAGCACATAGGGAACTTGGATCGTGCCTATGAATTTGCAGAGCGCTGTAACGAGCCTGCGGTGTGGAGCCAGTTAGCCAGAGCTCAGCTGCACAGAGACCTGGTCAAGGAAGCCATTGACTCCTATATTAAAGCTGTTGACCCCTCAGCGTACATGGAGGTGGTCAACGCAGCCAGCAAGAACAGTAAGCCATTGCTTCACAGCACAATTCTGCTCACATTCATCATCCTTCTTGGGTGGTTGATCTGAGTTAATctttaatgtgttgtttgtattttgcaGATAACTGGGAGGACTTGGTTAAATTCCTCCAGATGGCTCGAAAGAAAGCGAGAGAGTCGTACGTGGAGACAGAGCTGATTTTTGCTTTAGCTAAAACGAACCGTCTGGCTGAGCTAGAAGAGTTTGTCAGCGGGCCGAACAATGCTCACATACAGCAGGTAATAAGATGATTTTACAACTGTGCAGAATGTTGGACACTTATAACTGTATATCTTTCGGCtaatttctctccctcttcttctccaggTGGGCGACAGATGTTATGAAGAGGGAATGTATGAAGCAGCCAAGCTCTTATACAACAATGTGTCCAACTTTGCTCGCCTTGCATCAACACTGGTCCACCTTGGAGAGTACCAGGCAGCTGTGGACAGCGCCAGGAAAGCCAACAGCACACGGACATGGAAGGAGGTAACTGGATGAAAATCACAGCCTGAAAATcgttttagattttttctttctcatctatttctatttcttttatCGGATTGTTTAAAGGGAATGCTAATTATTATAACGTAAATTAGTCTCTGTTGCTGTATTGGCTAGTTTTAGCAGAAGGCAGGACAATTATTCTGATAG
This genomic stretch from Larimichthys crocea isolate SSNF chromosome III, L_crocea_2.0, whole genome shotgun sequence harbors:
- the cltcl1 gene encoding clathrin heavy chain 1 isoform X4 produces the protein MAQILPIRFQEHLQLQNMGVNPANIGFSYLTMESDKFICIREKVGEQNQVVIVDMSDPTNPIRRPISADSAIMNPASKVIALKAAKTLQIFNIEMKSKVKAHTMTEEVMFWKWISVNTVALVTDSAVYHWSMEGDSQPTKVFDRHASLAGCQIINYRTDEQQKWLLLIGISAQQNRVVGAMQLYSVDRKVSQPIEGHAAAFGEFKVEGNAKPSTLFCFAVRSQAGGKLHIIEVGQPAAGNQPFAKKAVDVFFPPEAQTDFPVAMQIGSKHGVIYLITKYGYIHLYDLESGVCIYMNRISAETIFVTAPHEATSGIIGVNKKGQVLSVCVEEENIVNYATNVLQNPDLALRMAVRSNLAGAEEIFARKFNTLFSQGSYSEAAKVAASAPKGILRTAETIRKFQSVPAQPGQASPLLQYFGILLDQGQLNKFESLELCRPVLQQGRKQLLEKWLKEDKLECSEELGDLVKASDPTLALSVYLRANVPNKVIQCFAETGQFQKIVLYAKKVGYTPDWVFLLRNVMRVNPDQGLQFAQMLVQDEEPLANINQIVDVFMEGNLIQQCTSFLLDALKNNRPAEGHLQTRLLEMNLIHAPQVADAILGNQMFTHYDRAHVAQLCEKAGLLQRALEHYTDLYDIKRAVVHTHLLNPEWLVNFFGALSVEDSLECLRAMLSANIRQNLQLCVQVASKYHEQLGTQSLVELFESFKSYEGLFYFLGSIVNFSQEPDVHFKYIQAACKTGQIKEVERICRESNCYDPERVKNFLKEAKLTDQLPLIIVCDRFDFVHDLVLYLYRNNLQKYIEIYVQKVNPSRLPVVIGGLLDVDCAEDVIKNLIMVVRGQFSTDELVEEVEKRNRLKLLLPWLESRIHEGCEEPATHNALAKIYIDSNNTPERFLKENPFYDSAVVGKYCEKRDPHLACVAYERGQCDLELIKVCNENSLFKSEARYLVRRKDPELWANVLEENNPYRRQLIDQVVQTALSETQDPEEVSVTVKAFMTADLPNELIELLEKIVLDNSVFSEHRNLQNLLILTAIKADRTRVMEYINRLDNYDAPDIANIAISNELFEEAFAIFKKFDVNTSAIQVLIEHIGNLDRAYEFAERCNEPAVWSQLARAQLHRDLVKEAIDSYIKAVDPSAYMEVVNAASKNNNWEDLVKFLQMARKKARESYVETELIFALAKTNRLAELEEFVSGPNNAHIQQVGDRCYEEGMYEAAKLLYNNVSNFARLASTLVHLGEYQAAVDSARKANSTRTWKEVCFACVDGEEFRLAQICGLHIVIHADELEDLISYYQDRGYFEELIALLEAALGLERAHMGMFTELAILYSKFKPQKMREHLELFWSRVNIPKVLRAAEQSHLWAELVFLYDKYEEYDNAVLTMMSHPTDAWKEGLFKDIIAKVANVELYYKSLSFYLEYKPLLLNDLLTILSPRLDHSRAVTFFSKVNQLKLVKPYLRSVQNHNNKSVNEALNNLLTEEEDYQGLRASIDAYDNFDTIGLAQRLEKHELIEFRRIAAYLYKGNNRWRQSVELCKKDKLYKDAMLYAAESKDAELAETLLQWFLEEGRKECFAACLFASYDLLHPDVVLELAWRHNIMDFAMPYFIQVMREYLSKVDKLEEAESQRKTEEEVTEPQPMVFGQQLMLTSSPAPVAPQPAYPGYGYPAAPGYPAPPAAAAGYPAPPAAAAGYPAPPAAAAGYPAPPAAAAGYPAQPAAAAGYPAQPAAYGFNM
- the cltcl1 gene encoding clathrin heavy chain 1 isoform X6 encodes the protein MSVAPKKYQPAAKTLQIFNIEMKSKVKAHTMTEEVMFWKWISVNTVALVTDSAVYHWSMEGDSQPTKVFDRHASLAGCQIINYRTDEQQKWLLLIGISAQQNRVVGAMQLYSVDRKVSQPIEGHAAAFGEFKVEGNAKPSTLFCFAVRSQAGGKLHIIEVGQPAAGNQPFAKKAVDVFFPPEAQTDFPVAMQIGSKHGVIYLITKYGYIHLYDLESGVCIYMNRISAETIFVTAPHEATSGIIGVNKKGQVLSVCVEEENIVNYATNVLQNPDLALRMAVRSNLAGAEEIFARKFNTLFSQGSYSEAAKVAASAPKGILRTAETIRKFQSVPAQPGQASPLLQYFGILLDQGQLNKFESLELCRPVLQQGRKQLLEKWLKEDKLECSEELGDLVKASDPTLALSVYLRANVPNKVIQCFAETGQFQKIVLYAKKVGYTPDWVFLLRNVMRVNPDQGLQFAQMLVQDEEPLANINQIVDVFMEGNLIQQCTSFLLDALKNNRPAEGHLQTRLLEMNLIHAPQVADAILGNQMFTHYDRAHVAQLCEKAGLLQRALEHYTDLYDIKRAVVHTHLLNPEWLVNFFGALSVEDSLECLRAMLSANIRQNLQLCVQVASKYHEQLGTQSLVELFESFKSYEGLFYFLGSIVNFSQEPDVHFKYIQAACKTGQIKEVERICRESNCYDPERVKNFLKEAKLTDQLPLIIVCDRFDFVHDLVLYLYRNNLQKYIEIYVQKVNPSRLPVVIGGLLDVDCAEDVIKNLIMVVRGQFSTDELVEEVEKRNRLKLLLPWLESRIHEGCEEPATHNALAKIYIDSNNTPERFLKENPFYDSAVVGKYCEKRDPHLACVAYERGQCDLELIKVCNENSLFKSEARYLVRRKDPELWANVLEENNPYRRQLIDQVVQTALSETQDPEEVSVTVKAFMTADLPNELIELLEKIVLDNSVFSEHRNLQNLLILTAIKADRTRVMEYINRLDNYDAPDIANIAISNELFEEAFAIFKKFDVNTSAIQVLIEHIGNLDRAYEFAERCNEPAVWSQLARAQLHRDLVKEAIDSYIKAVDPSAYMEVVNAASKNNNWEDLVKFLQMARKKARESYVETELIFALAKTNRLAELEEFVSGPNNAHIQQVGDRCYEEGMYEAAKLLYNNVSNFARLASTLVHLGEYQAAVDSARKANSTRTWKEVCFACVDGEEFRLAQICGLHIVIHADELEDLISYYQDRGYFEELIALLEAALGLERAHMGMFTELAILYSKFKPQKMREHLELFWSRVNIPKVLRAAEQSHLWAELVFLYDKYEEYDNAVLTMMSHPTDAWKEGLFKDIIAKVANVELYYKSLSFYLEYKPLLLNDLLTILSPRLDHSRAVTFFSKVNQLKLVKPYLRSVQNHNNKSVNEALNNLLTEEEDYQGLRASIDAYDNFDTIGLAQRLEKHELIEFRRIAAYLYKGNNRWRQSVELCKKDKLYKDAMLYAAESKDAELAETLLQWFLEEGRKECFAACLFASYDLLHPDVVLELAWRHNIMDFAMPYFIQVMREYLSKVDEFAAKVTVDKLEEAESQRKTEEEVTEPQPMVFGQQLMLTSSPAPVAPQPAYPGYGYPAAPGYPAPPAAAAGYPAPPAAAAGYPAPPAAAAGYPAPPAAAAGYPAQPAAAAGYPAQPAAYGFNM
- the cltcl1 gene encoding clathrin heavy chain 1 isoform X7, producing MEGDSQPTKVFDRHASLAGCQIINYRTDEQQKWLLLIGISAQQNRVVGAMQLYSVDRKVSQPIEGHAAAFGEFKVEGNAKPSTLFCFAVRSQAGGKLHIIEVGQPAAGNQPFAKKAVDVFFPPEAQTDFPVAMQIGSKHGVIYLITKYGYIHLYDLESGVCIYMNRISAETIFVTAPHEATSGIIGVNKKGQVLSVCVEEENIVNYATNVLQNPDLALRMAVRSNLAGAEEIFARKFNTLFSQGSYSEAAKVAASAPKGILRTAETIRKFQSVPAQPGQASPLLQYFGILLDQGQLNKFESLELCRPVLQQGRKQLLEKWLKEDKLECSEELGDLVKASDPTLALSVYLRANVPNKVIQCFAETGQFQKIVLYAKKVGYTPDWVFLLRNVMRVNPDQGLQFAQMLVQDEEPLANINQIVDVFMEGNLIQQCTSFLLDALKNNRPAEGHLQTRLLEMNLIHAPQVADAILGNQMFTHYDRAHVAQLCEKAGLLQRALEHYTDLYDIKRAVVHTHLLNPEWLVNFFGALSVEDSLECLRAMLSANIRQNLQLCVQVASKYHEQLGTQSLVELFESFKSYEGLFYFLGSIVNFSQEPDVHFKYIQAACKTGQIKEVERICRESNCYDPERVKNFLKEAKLTDQLPLIIVCDRFDFVHDLVLYLYRNNLQKYIEIYVQKVNPSRLPVVIGGLLDVDCAEDVIKNLIMVVRGQFSTDELVEEVEKRNRLKLLLPWLESRIHEGCEEPATHNALAKIYIDSNNTPERFLKENPFYDSAVVGKYCEKRDPHLACVAYERGQCDLELIKVCNENSLFKSEARYLVRRKDPELWANVLEENNPYRRQLIDQVVQTALSETQDPEEVSVTVKAFMTADLPNELIELLEKIVLDNSVFSEHRNLQNLLILTAIKADRTRVMEYINRLDNYDAPDIANIAISNELFEEAFAIFKKFDVNTSAIQVLIEHIGNLDRAYEFAERCNEPAVWSQLARAQLHRDLVKEAIDSYIKAVDPSAYMEVVNAASKNNNWEDLVKFLQMARKKARESYVETELIFALAKTNRLAELEEFVSGPNNAHIQQVGDRCYEEGMYEAAKLLYNNVSNFARLASTLVHLGEYQAAVDSARKANSTRTWKEVCFACVDGEEFRLAQICGLHIVIHADELEDLISYYQDRGYFEELIALLEAALGLERAHMGMFTELAILYSKFKPQKMREHLELFWSRVNIPKVLRAAEQSHLWAELVFLYDKYEEYDNAVLTMMSHPTDAWKEGLFKDIIAKVANVELYYKSLSFYLEYKPLLLNDLLTILSPRLDHSRAVTFFSKVNQLKLVKPYLRSVQNHNNKSVNEALNNLLTEEEDYQGLRASIDAYDNFDTIGLAQRLEKHELIEFRRIAAYLYKGNNRWRQSVELCKKDKLYKDAMLYAAESKDAELAETLLQWFLEEGRKECFAACLFASYDLLHPDVVLELAWRHNIMDFAMPYFIQVMREYLSKVDEFAAKVTVDKLEEAESQRKTEEEVTEPQPMVFGQQLMLTSSPAPVAPQPAYPGYGYPAAPGYPAPPAAAAGYPAPPAAAAGYPAPPAAAAGYPAPPAAAAGYPAQPAAAAGYPAQPAAYGFNM